In the Paralichthys olivaceus isolate ysfri-2021 chromosome 17, ASM2471397v2, whole genome shotgun sequence genome, one interval contains:
- the LOC109629705 gene encoding copine-3-like isoform X2, with translation MAAGGNPGPRATDCVTKVALSISCENLLDMDVLSKSDPMCVLLMNSSGPHWCEIGRTEKINNCLNPSFSKTFVIDYYFEMVQKLKFEVYDIDSDNSSLQDADFLGELECSLGQVVSSKKLRRPLVMKDKSPAGKGTITICAEERTDNRVVEFEIAARKLDKKDFFGKSDPFLEFFKQTETGWQLAHRTEVVKNNLNPTWKRFRVPMQSLCGGDVEKTIKVDCHDYNNSGSHDFIGSFQATLCQIQQASQTFAAEFECINIKKKQKKKGYKNSGVIVIKQCKVVKEYTFLDYIMGGCQINFTIAIDFTGSNGDPRLPVSLHYINPQGYNEYLAAIWAVGNVIQDYDSDKLFPALGFGAQIPPTWQVSHEFPINFNPSNPFCTGIEGVVQAYQQCLPQVKLYGPTNFSPVINHVAHFGRQALQQDTASQYFVLLIITDGVITDMDETRNAIVNASRLPMSIIIVGVGGADFTAMEFLDGDDGNLRSATGEAAMRDIVQFVPFRQFQNAGTAALAQSVLAELPDQVASFFNLFDLKPPNEPSPS, from the exons ATGGCGGCAGGTGGGAACCCAGGTCCGCGGGCGACAGACTGCGTGACCAAGGTGGCACTGAGCATCTCCTGTGAGAATCTGCTCGACATGGACGTACTCTCAAAGTCCGACCCGATGTGTGTGCTTCTTATGAACAGCTCTGGGCCCCACTGGTGTGAG aTTGGCCggacagagaaaataaacaactgCCTTAATCCCAGTTTCTCCAAGACGTTTGTCATCGACTACTACTTTGAGATGGTGCAGAAGCTGAAGTTTGAAGTGTACGACATCGACAGTGACAACAGCAGCCTGCAAGATGCTGACTTCCTGGGAGAACTGGAGTGTAGTTTGGGACAG GTTGTGTCCTCGAAGAAACTTAGACGTCCACTTGTCATGAAGGACAAGTCGCCTGCAGGAAAAGGAACCATCACT ATCTGTGCAGAGGAGAGAACAGACAACAGGGTGGTGGAATTTGAAATTGCAGCTAGAAAACTGGATAAAAAG GATTTCTTTGGGAAGTCTGACCCTTTTCTGGAATTCTTCAAGCAGACAGAAACTGGATGGCAGCTGGCTCACAGGACAGAG GTGGTGAAAAACAACTTAAACCCAACATGGAAACGATTCCGTGTCCCAATGCAATCACTCTGCGGAGGAGATGTGGAGAAAACTATCAAG GTTGACTGTCACGACTACAACAACAGCGGATCTCACGACTTCATCGGATCCTTCCAGGCCACACTCTGCCAAATACAACAGGCTTCACAGACGTTTGCG GCGGAGTTTGAATGCATCAACAttaagaagaaacagaagaagaaaggatACAAAAACTCTGGTGTTATCGTCATAAAACAgtgcaag GTTGTGAAGGAGTACACGTTCCTGGATTACATAATGGGTGGCTGCCAGATTAACTTCACT ATTGCTATTGACTTCACTGGTTCCAATGGAGACCCCAGATTACCTGTATCCCTCCACTACATCAACCCTCAGGGCTATAATGAATACCTGGCAGCAATCTGGGCAGTGGGTAATGTCATCCAGGACTATGACAG TGACAAGCTATTCCCTGCTTTGGGCTTTGGAGCCCAGATCCCTCCGACATGGCAG GTCAGCCATGAGTTTCCCATCAACTTCAATCCATCAAATCCGTTTTGTACAG gtATAGAAGGTGTGGTGCAAGCCTACCAGCAGTGTCTTCCTCAGGTGAAGCTTTATGGCCCCACAAACTTTTCTCCAGTCATCAACCATGTGGCCCACTTTGGCAGACAAGCCCTGCAGCAGGATACTGCCTCT CAATACTTTGTTTTGCTCATCATCACTGACGGAGTGATCACAGACATGGACGAGACCCGCAACGCCATCGTCAACGCCTCTCGTCTGCCAATGTCTATCATCATAGTCGGGGTAGGGGGGGCGGACTTCACTGCCATGGAGTTCCTGGATGGAGATGATGGAAATTTACGCTCGGCTACAGGCGAGGCTGCCATGAGGGACATTGTGCAGTTTGTGCCATTCAGGCAGTTCCAAAAT GCAGGGACTGCAGCCCTTGCCCAGAGTGTACTGGCAGAGTTGCCCGATCAAGTGGCCTCCTTCTTCAATTTATTTGACCTGAAGCCTCCCAACGAACCCAGTCCTTCCTAG
- the LOC109629705 gene encoding copine-3-like isoform X1 yields the protein MAAGGNPGPRATDCVTKVALSISCENLLDMDVLSKSDPMCVLLMNSSGPHWCEIGRTEKINNCLNPSFSKTFVIDYYFEMVQKLKFEVYDIDSDNSSLQDADFLGELECSLGQVVSSKKLRRPLVMKDKSPAGKGTITICAEERTDNRVVEFEIAARKLDKKDFFGKSDPFLEFFKQTETGWQLAHRTEVVKNNLNPTWKRFRVPMQSLCGGDVEKTIKVDCHDYNNSGSHDFIGSFQATLCQIQQASQTFAAEFECINIKKKQKKKGYKNSGVIVIKQCKVVKEYTFLDYIMGGCQINFTIAIDFTGSNGDPRLPVSLHYINPQGYNEYLAAIWAVGNVIQDYDSDKLFPALGFGAQIPPTWQVSHEFPINFNPSNPFCTGIEGVVQAYQQCLPQVKLYGPTNFSPVINHVAHFGRQALQQDTASQYFVLLIITDGVITDMDETRNAIVNASRLPMSIIIVGVGGADFTAMEFLDGDDGNLRSATGEAAMRDIVQFVPFRQFQNGPQEMLAQSVLAEVPGQVTGFFNTVGLKPPHSNTPLPDLSASAPPSDAP from the exons ATGGCGGCAGGTGGGAACCCAGGTCCGCGGGCGACAGACTGCGTGACCAAGGTGGCACTGAGCATCTCCTGTGAGAATCTGCTCGACATGGACGTACTCTCAAAGTCCGACCCGATGTGTGTGCTTCTTATGAACAGCTCTGGGCCCCACTGGTGTGAG aTTGGCCggacagagaaaataaacaactgCCTTAATCCCAGTTTCTCCAAGACGTTTGTCATCGACTACTACTTTGAGATGGTGCAGAAGCTGAAGTTTGAAGTGTACGACATCGACAGTGACAACAGCAGCCTGCAAGATGCTGACTTCCTGGGAGAACTGGAGTGTAGTTTGGGACAG GTTGTGTCCTCGAAGAAACTTAGACGTCCACTTGTCATGAAGGACAAGTCGCCTGCAGGAAAAGGAACCATCACT ATCTGTGCAGAGGAGAGAACAGACAACAGGGTGGTGGAATTTGAAATTGCAGCTAGAAAACTGGATAAAAAG GATTTCTTTGGGAAGTCTGACCCTTTTCTGGAATTCTTCAAGCAGACAGAAACTGGATGGCAGCTGGCTCACAGGACAGAG GTGGTGAAAAACAACTTAAACCCAACATGGAAACGATTCCGTGTCCCAATGCAATCACTCTGCGGAGGAGATGTGGAGAAAACTATCAAG GTTGACTGTCACGACTACAACAACAGCGGATCTCACGACTTCATCGGATCCTTCCAGGCCACACTCTGCCAAATACAACAGGCTTCACAGACGTTTGCG GCGGAGTTTGAATGCATCAACAttaagaagaaacagaagaagaaaggatACAAAAACTCTGGTGTTATCGTCATAAAACAgtgcaag GTTGTGAAGGAGTACACGTTCCTGGATTACATAATGGGTGGCTGCCAGATTAACTTCACT ATTGCTATTGACTTCACTGGTTCCAATGGAGACCCCAGATTACCTGTATCCCTCCACTACATCAACCCTCAGGGCTATAATGAATACCTGGCAGCAATCTGGGCAGTGGGTAATGTCATCCAGGACTATGACAG TGACAAGCTATTCCCTGCTTTGGGCTTTGGAGCCCAGATCCCTCCGACATGGCAG GTCAGCCATGAGTTTCCCATCAACTTCAATCCATCAAATCCGTTTTGTACAG gtATAGAAGGTGTGGTGCAAGCCTACCAGCAGTGTCTTCCTCAGGTGAAGCTTTATGGCCCCACAAACTTTTCTCCAGTCATCAACCATGTGGCCCACTTTGGCAGACAAGCCCTGCAGCAGGATACTGCCTCT CAATACTTTGTTTTGCTCATCATCACTGACGGAGTGATCACAGACATGGACGAGACCCGCAACGCCATCGTCAACGCCTCTCGTCTGCCAATGTCTATCATCATAGTCGGGGTAGGGGGGGCGGACTTCACTGCCATGGAGTTCCTGGATGGAGATGATGGAAATTTACGCTCGGCTACAGGCGAGGCTGCCATGAGGGACATTGTGCAGTTTGTGCCATTCAGGCAGTTCCAAAAT GGTCCTCAAGAAATGCTCGCCCAGAGTGTCTTGGCAGAAGTCCCAGGTCAGGTGACGGGCTTCTTCAACACTGTGGGTTTGAAGCCACCCCACAGCAACACACCTCTCCCTGACCTCTCAGCATCAGCACCCCCCAGTGATGCACCTTGA
- the LOC109629705 gene encoding copine-3-like isoform X3: MVQKLKFEVYDIDSDNSSLQDADFLGELECSLGQVVSSKKLRRPLVMKDKSPAGKGTITICAEERTDNRVVEFEIAARKLDKKDFFGKSDPFLEFFKQTETGWQLAHRTEVVKNNLNPTWKRFRVPMQSLCGGDVEKTIKVDCHDYNNSGSHDFIGSFQATLCQIQQASQTFAAEFECINIKKKQKKKGYKNSGVIVIKQCKVVKEYTFLDYIMGGCQINFTIAIDFTGSNGDPRLPVSLHYINPQGYNEYLAAIWAVGNVIQDYDSDKLFPALGFGAQIPPTWQVSHEFPINFNPSNPFCTGIEGVVQAYQQCLPQVKLYGPTNFSPVINHVAHFGRQALQQDTASQYFVLLIITDGVITDMDETRNAIVNASRLPMSIIIVGVGGADFTAMEFLDGDDGNLRSATGEAAMRDIVQFVPFRQFQNGPQEMLAQSVLAEVPGQVTGFFNTVGLKPPHSNTPLPDLSASAPPSDAP; encoded by the exons ATGGTGCAGAAGCTGAAGTTTGAAGTGTACGACATCGACAGTGACAACAGCAGCCTGCAAGATGCTGACTTCCTGGGAGAACTGGAGTGTAGTTTGGGACAG GTTGTGTCCTCGAAGAAACTTAGACGTCCACTTGTCATGAAGGACAAGTCGCCTGCAGGAAAAGGAACCATCACT ATCTGTGCAGAGGAGAGAACAGACAACAGGGTGGTGGAATTTGAAATTGCAGCTAGAAAACTGGATAAAAAG GATTTCTTTGGGAAGTCTGACCCTTTTCTGGAATTCTTCAAGCAGACAGAAACTGGATGGCAGCTGGCTCACAGGACAGAG GTGGTGAAAAACAACTTAAACCCAACATGGAAACGATTCCGTGTCCCAATGCAATCACTCTGCGGAGGAGATGTGGAGAAAACTATCAAG GTTGACTGTCACGACTACAACAACAGCGGATCTCACGACTTCATCGGATCCTTCCAGGCCACACTCTGCCAAATACAACAGGCTTCACAGACGTTTGCG GCGGAGTTTGAATGCATCAACAttaagaagaaacagaagaagaaaggatACAAAAACTCTGGTGTTATCGTCATAAAACAgtgcaag GTTGTGAAGGAGTACACGTTCCTGGATTACATAATGGGTGGCTGCCAGATTAACTTCACT ATTGCTATTGACTTCACTGGTTCCAATGGAGACCCCAGATTACCTGTATCCCTCCACTACATCAACCCTCAGGGCTATAATGAATACCTGGCAGCAATCTGGGCAGTGGGTAATGTCATCCAGGACTATGACAG TGACAAGCTATTCCCTGCTTTGGGCTTTGGAGCCCAGATCCCTCCGACATGGCAG GTCAGCCATGAGTTTCCCATCAACTTCAATCCATCAAATCCGTTTTGTACAG gtATAGAAGGTGTGGTGCAAGCCTACCAGCAGTGTCTTCCTCAGGTGAAGCTTTATGGCCCCACAAACTTTTCTCCAGTCATCAACCATGTGGCCCACTTTGGCAGACAAGCCCTGCAGCAGGATACTGCCTCT CAATACTTTGTTTTGCTCATCATCACTGACGGAGTGATCACAGACATGGACGAGACCCGCAACGCCATCGTCAACGCCTCTCGTCTGCCAATGTCTATCATCATAGTCGGGGTAGGGGGGGCGGACTTCACTGCCATGGAGTTCCTGGATGGAGATGATGGAAATTTACGCTCGGCTACAGGCGAGGCTGCCATGAGGGACATTGTGCAGTTTGTGCCATTCAGGCAGTTCCAAAAT GGTCCTCAAGAAATGCTCGCCCAGAGTGTCTTGGCAGAAGTCCCAGGTCAGGTGACGGGCTTCTTCAACACTGTGGGTTTGAAGCCACCCCACAGCAACACACCTCTCCCTGACCTCTCAGCATCAGCACCCCCCAGTGATGCACCTTGA
- the LOC109629705 gene encoding copine-3-like isoform X4 encodes MVQKLKFEVYDIDSDNSSLQDADFLGELECSLGQVVSSKKLRRPLVMKDKSPAGKGTITICAEERTDNRVVEFEIAARKLDKKDFFGKSDPFLEFFKQTETGWQLAHRTEVVKNNLNPTWKRFRVPMQSLCGGDVEKTIKVDCHDYNNSGSHDFIGSFQATLCQIQQASQTFAAEFECINIKKKQKKKGYKNSGVIVIKQCKVVKEYTFLDYIMGGCQINFTIAIDFTGSNGDPRLPVSLHYINPQGYNEYLAAIWAVGNVIQDYDSDKLFPALGFGAQIPPTWQVSHEFPINFNPSNPFCTGIEGVVQAYQQCLPQVKLYGPTNFSPVINHVAHFGRQALQQDTASQYFVLLIITDGVITDMDETRNAIVNASRLPMSIIIVGVGGADFTAMEFLDGDDGNLRSATGEAAMRDIVQFVPFRQFQNAGTAALAQSVLAELPDQVASFFNLFDLKPPNEPSPS; translated from the exons ATGGTGCAGAAGCTGAAGTTTGAAGTGTACGACATCGACAGTGACAACAGCAGCCTGCAAGATGCTGACTTCCTGGGAGAACTGGAGTGTAGTTTGGGACAG GTTGTGTCCTCGAAGAAACTTAGACGTCCACTTGTCATGAAGGACAAGTCGCCTGCAGGAAAAGGAACCATCACT ATCTGTGCAGAGGAGAGAACAGACAACAGGGTGGTGGAATTTGAAATTGCAGCTAGAAAACTGGATAAAAAG GATTTCTTTGGGAAGTCTGACCCTTTTCTGGAATTCTTCAAGCAGACAGAAACTGGATGGCAGCTGGCTCACAGGACAGAG GTGGTGAAAAACAACTTAAACCCAACATGGAAACGATTCCGTGTCCCAATGCAATCACTCTGCGGAGGAGATGTGGAGAAAACTATCAAG GTTGACTGTCACGACTACAACAACAGCGGATCTCACGACTTCATCGGATCCTTCCAGGCCACACTCTGCCAAATACAACAGGCTTCACAGACGTTTGCG GCGGAGTTTGAATGCATCAACAttaagaagaaacagaagaagaaaggatACAAAAACTCTGGTGTTATCGTCATAAAACAgtgcaag GTTGTGAAGGAGTACACGTTCCTGGATTACATAATGGGTGGCTGCCAGATTAACTTCACT ATTGCTATTGACTTCACTGGTTCCAATGGAGACCCCAGATTACCTGTATCCCTCCACTACATCAACCCTCAGGGCTATAATGAATACCTGGCAGCAATCTGGGCAGTGGGTAATGTCATCCAGGACTATGACAG TGACAAGCTATTCCCTGCTTTGGGCTTTGGAGCCCAGATCCCTCCGACATGGCAG GTCAGCCATGAGTTTCCCATCAACTTCAATCCATCAAATCCGTTTTGTACAG gtATAGAAGGTGTGGTGCAAGCCTACCAGCAGTGTCTTCCTCAGGTGAAGCTTTATGGCCCCACAAACTTTTCTCCAGTCATCAACCATGTGGCCCACTTTGGCAGACAAGCCCTGCAGCAGGATACTGCCTCT CAATACTTTGTTTTGCTCATCATCACTGACGGAGTGATCACAGACATGGACGAGACCCGCAACGCCATCGTCAACGCCTCTCGTCTGCCAATGTCTATCATCATAGTCGGGGTAGGGGGGGCGGACTTCACTGCCATGGAGTTCCTGGATGGAGATGATGGAAATTTACGCTCGGCTACAGGCGAGGCTGCCATGAGGGACATTGTGCAGTTTGTGCCATTCAGGCAGTTCCAAAAT GCAGGGACTGCAGCCCTTGCCCAGAGTGTACTGGCAGAGTTGCCCGATCAAGTGGCCTCCTTCTTCAATTTATTTGACCTGAAGCCTCCCAACGAACCCAGTCCTTCCTAG
- the LOC109629705 gene encoding copine-3-like isoform X6 → MAAGSQDRGGEKQLKPNMETIPCPNAITLRRRCGENYQAHLSGRDAFPSTVQVDCHDYNNSGSHDFIGSFQATLCQIQQASQTFAAEFECINIKKKQKKKGYKNSGVIVIKQCKVVKEYTFLDYIMGGCQINFTIAIDFTGSNGDPRLPVSLHYINPQGYNEYLAAIWAVGNVIQDYDSDKLFPALGFGAQIPPTWQVSHEFPINFNPSNPFCTGIEGVVQAYQQCLPQVKLYGPTNFSPVINHVAHFGRQALQQDTASQYFVLLIITDGVITDMDETRNAIVNASRLPMSIIIVGVGGADFTAMEFLDGDDGNLRSATGEAAMRDIVQFVPFRQFQNAGTAALAQSVLAELPDQVASFFNLFDLKPPNEPSPS, encoded by the exons ATGGCAGCTGGCTCACAGGACAGAG GTGGTGAAAAACAACTTAAACCCAACATGGAAACGATTCCGTGTCCCAATGCAATCACTCTGCGGAGGAGATGTGGAGAAAACTATCAAG CACACTTATCAGGAAGAGATGCTTTCCCATCAACTGTGCAA GTTGACTGTCACGACTACAACAACAGCGGATCTCACGACTTCATCGGATCCTTCCAGGCCACACTCTGCCAAATACAACAGGCTTCACAGACGTTTGCG GCGGAGTTTGAATGCATCAACAttaagaagaaacagaagaagaaaggatACAAAAACTCTGGTGTTATCGTCATAAAACAgtgcaag GTTGTGAAGGAGTACACGTTCCTGGATTACATAATGGGTGGCTGCCAGATTAACTTCACT ATTGCTATTGACTTCACTGGTTCCAATGGAGACCCCAGATTACCTGTATCCCTCCACTACATCAACCCTCAGGGCTATAATGAATACCTGGCAGCAATCTGGGCAGTGGGTAATGTCATCCAGGACTATGACAG TGACAAGCTATTCCCTGCTTTGGGCTTTGGAGCCCAGATCCCTCCGACATGGCAG GTCAGCCATGAGTTTCCCATCAACTTCAATCCATCAAATCCGTTTTGTACAG gtATAGAAGGTGTGGTGCAAGCCTACCAGCAGTGTCTTCCTCAGGTGAAGCTTTATGGCCCCACAAACTTTTCTCCAGTCATCAACCATGTGGCCCACTTTGGCAGACAAGCCCTGCAGCAGGATACTGCCTCT CAATACTTTGTTTTGCTCATCATCACTGACGGAGTGATCACAGACATGGACGAGACCCGCAACGCCATCGTCAACGCCTCTCGTCTGCCAATGTCTATCATCATAGTCGGGGTAGGGGGGGCGGACTTCACTGCCATGGAGTTCCTGGATGGAGATGATGGAAATTTACGCTCGGCTACAGGCGAGGCTGCCATGAGGGACATTGTGCAGTTTGTGCCATTCAGGCAGTTCCAAAAT GCAGGGACTGCAGCCCTTGCCCAGAGTGTACTGGCAGAGTTGCCCGATCAAGTGGCCTCCTTCTTCAATTTATTTGACCTGAAGCCTCCCAACGAACCCAGTCCTTCCTAG
- the LOC109629705 gene encoding copine-3-like isoform X5 produces MAAGSQDRGGEKQLKPNMETIPCPNAITLRRRCGENYQAHLSGRDAFPSTVQVDCHDYNNSGSHDFIGSFQATLCQIQQASQTFAAEFECINIKKKQKKKGYKNSGVIVIKQCKVVKEYTFLDYIMGGCQINFTIAIDFTGSNGDPRLPVSLHYINPQGYNEYLAAIWAVGNVIQDYDSDKLFPALGFGAQIPPTWQVSHEFPINFNPSNPFCTGIEGVVQAYQQCLPQVKLYGPTNFSPVINHVAHFGRQALQQDTASQYFVLLIITDGVITDMDETRNAIVNASRLPMSIIIVGVGGADFTAMEFLDGDDGNLRSATGEAAMRDIVQFVPFRQFQNGPQEMLAQSVLAEVPGQVTGFFNTVGLKPPHSNTPLPDLSASAPPSDAP; encoded by the exons ATGGCAGCTGGCTCACAGGACAGAG GTGGTGAAAAACAACTTAAACCCAACATGGAAACGATTCCGTGTCCCAATGCAATCACTCTGCGGAGGAGATGTGGAGAAAACTATCAAG CACACTTATCAGGAAGAGATGCTTTCCCATCAACTGTGCAA GTTGACTGTCACGACTACAACAACAGCGGATCTCACGACTTCATCGGATCCTTCCAGGCCACACTCTGCCAAATACAACAGGCTTCACAGACGTTTGCG GCGGAGTTTGAATGCATCAACAttaagaagaaacagaagaagaaaggatACAAAAACTCTGGTGTTATCGTCATAAAACAgtgcaag GTTGTGAAGGAGTACACGTTCCTGGATTACATAATGGGTGGCTGCCAGATTAACTTCACT ATTGCTATTGACTTCACTGGTTCCAATGGAGACCCCAGATTACCTGTATCCCTCCACTACATCAACCCTCAGGGCTATAATGAATACCTGGCAGCAATCTGGGCAGTGGGTAATGTCATCCAGGACTATGACAG TGACAAGCTATTCCCTGCTTTGGGCTTTGGAGCCCAGATCCCTCCGACATGGCAG GTCAGCCATGAGTTTCCCATCAACTTCAATCCATCAAATCCGTTTTGTACAG gtATAGAAGGTGTGGTGCAAGCCTACCAGCAGTGTCTTCCTCAGGTGAAGCTTTATGGCCCCACAAACTTTTCTCCAGTCATCAACCATGTGGCCCACTTTGGCAGACAAGCCCTGCAGCAGGATACTGCCTCT CAATACTTTGTTTTGCTCATCATCACTGACGGAGTGATCACAGACATGGACGAGACCCGCAACGCCATCGTCAACGCCTCTCGTCTGCCAATGTCTATCATCATAGTCGGGGTAGGGGGGGCGGACTTCACTGCCATGGAGTTCCTGGATGGAGATGATGGAAATTTACGCTCGGCTACAGGCGAGGCTGCCATGAGGGACATTGTGCAGTTTGTGCCATTCAGGCAGTTCCAAAAT GGTCCTCAAGAAATGCTCGCCCAGAGTGTCTTGGCAGAAGTCCCAGGTCAGGTGACGGGCTTCTTCAACACTGTGGGTTTGAAGCCACCCCACAGCAACACACCTCTCCCTGACCTCTCAGCATCAGCACCCCCCAGTGATGCACCTTGA